A single region of the Betta splendens chromosome 12, fBetSpl5.4, whole genome shotgun sequence genome encodes:
- the LOC114867074 gene encoding tripartite motif-containing protein 16-like isoform X2 — MSGKLMMSSLQCDQHVKTVQRFTIMHSGTGGAAEPSTQGEMAQKGIQVDQDKLCCSVRLDLLKDPVTIPCGHSYCLSCIRTYWDAEGHKGNSCPQCRQTFTQRPALVKNTLLADLVEDLKRTGLQAAPAALCYATHQDVACDSCTGRKLKATKSCLQCLVSYCDQHLQPHYESPAFEKHQLVDPCEKLQENICTRHNEVMKAFCRTDQQCICYLCSMDEHKGHDTVSAAAERTEKQKKLSKRQQTIQQKIKDREGDIKKLQQEVETINQSADEAERSSEKIFTRLIQLVQDKCSDVKQQIRSQRTSLVNRLKESQKELEEGLTEIKRREAELQQLSHTHDPIQFLHHCPVLLNPMDSTDPHSISIQSVSYFDHMLAAVAAATDKIQDVLNEEWTWSEFLQYSQQMTLDPNTAHTQLMLFKGNRKATVMKNTLVHPHHPDRFIKHQQVLGAHSLTGRHYWEVQMKQNKFRTTVAVTYKNSSRTQSESAFGDNNRSWALVLLDNRFKIMHNGNVLFIPGPPSSRIGVFLDHGAGTLSFYRVSDTMTLLQRVQTTFTEPLYAGLSVYGYDMSVELCELK, encoded by the exons ATGTCAGGCAAACTAATGATGTCATCACTGCAATGTGACCAGCATGTTAAGACA GTCCAGCGATTCACCATCATGCATTCAGgaactggaggagcagctgaaccaTCAACCCAAG GTGAAATGGCTCAAAAAGGAATTCAAGTGGATCAGGACAAACTGTGCTGCTCCGTTCGTCTGGATCTATTAAAGGATCCAGTCACTATTCCCTGTGGACACAGTTACTGTTTGAGCTGTATCAGAACCTACTGGGACGCAGAGGGtcacaaaggaaacagctgtcctcagtgcagacagacGTTCACACAGAGACCTGCTCTAGTGAAAAACACTCTGTTGGCAGATTTAGTGGAGGATCTGAAGAGGACTGgactccaggctgctccagctgctctctgctatGCCACACATCAAGACGTGGCCTGTGATTCCTGCACTGGTAGGAAGCTGAAAGCCACCAAGTCCTGTCTCCAGTGTCTGGTGTCGTACTGTGACCAACACCTCCAGCCTCACTATGAGTCTCCAGCCTTTGAGAAGCACCAGCTGGTCGACCCGTGTGAGAAGCTTCAGGAGAACATCTGTACACGTCACAACGAGGTGATGAAGGCTTTCTGCCGCACTGATCAGCAGTGTATCTGTTACCTCTGCTCCATGGATGAACATAAAGGCCACGACAccgtctcagctgcagcagagaggactgagaagcagaagaagctcAGCAAGAGGCAGCAAACAATTCAGCAGAAGATcaaggacagagaaggagacatcaagaagctgcagcaggaggtggagaccaTCAATCAATCCGCTGATGAAGCAGAACGCAGCAGTGAGAAGATCTTCACACGTCTGATCCAACTAGTTCAGGACAAATGCTcagatgtgaagcagcagatcaggtCCCAGCGGACAAGCCTGGTGAACAGATTGAAAGAGTCTCAAAAGGAGCTGGAAGAGGGGCTCACTGAGAtaaagagaagagaagctgagctgcagcagctctcacacacacatgaccccATCCAGTTTCTGCACCACTGCCCTGTGCTGCTGAATCCCATGGACTCCACTGACcctcacagcatcagcatccagtCTGTGAGCTACTTTGACCACATGttagcagctgtggcagcagccacagataaaATACAGGACGTCCTCAATGAGGAATGGACCTGGTCTGAATTCCTCCAGTATTCACAACAAATGACGCTGGATCCAAACACGGCACACACTCAGCTGATGTTATTtaaaggaaacagaaaagcaacagtGATGAAAAATACGCTGGTTCATCCTCATCACCCAGACAGATTCATCAAACATCAGCAGGTCTTGGGAGCACATAGCCTGACAGGACGCCATTACTGGGAGGTGCAAATGAAGCAGAATAAATTCAGAACTACAGTGGCTGTTACATACAAGAACAGTAGCAGAACACAAAGTGAAAGTGCTTTTGGAGACAACAACAGATCCTGGGCTTTAGTCCTTTTGGACAATCGTTTTAAAATCATGCACAACGGAAACGTTCTGTTCATCCCAGGTCCCCCCTCCTCCAGAATAGGAGTGTTTCTGGATCACGGTGCAGGGACTCTGTCCTTCTACCGCGTCTCTGATACCATGACTCTCCTCCAGAGAGTCCAGACCACGTTCACTGAGCCTCTCTATGCTGGTCTCAGTGTTTATGGGTATGACATGTCTGTTGAACTGTGTGAGCTCAAGTAG
- the LOC114867297 gene encoding tripartite motif-containing protein 16-like — protein MHPGTGGAAEPSTQGEMAQQGIQVDQDKLCCSVCLDLLKDPVTISCGHSYCLSCIRTYWDAEGHKGNSCPQCRQTFTRRPALVKNTLLADLVEDLKRTGLQAAPAALCYATHQDVACDSCTGRKLKATKSCLQCLVSYCDQHLQPHYESPAFEKHQLVDPCEKLQENICTRHNEVMKVFCRTDQQCICYLCSMDEHKGHDTVSAAAERTEKQKELSKNQQTIQQKIKDREGDIKKLQQEVETINQSADEAERSSEKIFTRLIQLVQDRCSDVKQQIRSQQTSLVNRLKESQKELEEELAEMKSREAELQQLLHTHDPIQFLHHCPALLNPMDSTDPHSISIQSVSYFDHVLAAVAAATDKLQDVLNEEWTKVSLLEVEQEALKPQAEPRTRSEFLQYSQKMTLDPNTAHNQLMLSEGNRKATVMKNKLVYPHHSDRFIEQQQVLGAESLMGRHYWEVLMDQDFSRATVAVTYKKISRTQSESEFGYNDSSWALIFSKSPFIVMHNGSILFTSRPPSTRIGVFLDHSAGTLSFYSVSDTMTLLHRVQTTFTEPLYAGLSVYGYDMYVELCKLK, from the coding sequence GTGAAATGGCTCAACAAGGAATTCAAGTGGATCAGGATAAACTGTGCTGCTCCGTTTGTCTGGATCTATTAAAGGATCCAGTCACTATTTCCTGTGGACACAGTTACTGTTTGAGCTGTATCAGAACCTACTGGGACGCAGAGGGtcacaaaggaaacagctgtcctcagtgcagacagacGTTTACACGGAGACCTGCTCTGGTGAAAAACACCCTGTTGGCAGATTTAGTGGAGGATCTGAAGAGGACTGgactccaggctgctccagctgctctctgctatGCCACACATCAAGACGTGGCCTGTGATTCCTGCACTGGTAGGAAGCTAAAAGCCACCAAGTCCTGTCTCCAGTGTCTGGTGTCGTACTGTGACCAACACCTCCAGCCTCACTATGAGTCTCCAGCCTTTGAGAAGCACCAGCTGGTCGACCCGTGTGAGAAGCTTCAGGAGAACATCTGTACACGTCACAACGAGGTGATGAAGGTTTTCTGCCGCACTGATCAGCAGTGTATCTGTTACCTCTGCTCCATGGATGAACATAAAGGCCACGACAccgtctcagctgcagcagagaggactgagaagcagaaggagctcaGCAAGAACCAGCAAACAATTCAGCAGAAGATcaaggacagagaaggagacatcaagaagctgcagcaggaggtggagaccaTCAATCAATCCGCTGATGAAGCAGAACGCAGCAGTGAGAAGATCTTCACACGTCTGATCCAACTAGTTCAGGACAGATGCTcagatgtgaagcagcagatcaggtCCCAGCAGACAAGCCTGGTGAACAGACTGAAAGAATCTCAAAaggagctggaagaggagctcgctgagatgaagagcagagaagctgagctgcagcagctcttacACACACATGACCCCATCCAGTTTCTGCACCACTGCCCTGCGCTGCTGAATCCCATGGACTCCACTGACccacacagcatcagcatccagtCTGTGAGCTACTTTGACCACGTGttagcagctgtggcagcagccacagataaaCTACAGGACGTCCTCAATGAGGAATGGACCAAAGTCTCACTGCTGGAGGTTGAACAGGAAGCTTTAAAGCCACAAGCAGAACCCAGGACCCGGTCTGAATTCCTCCAGTATTCACAAAAAATGACGCTGGATCCAAACACGGCACACAACCAGCTGATGTTAtctgaaggaaacagaaaagcaacagtGATGAAAAATAAGCTGGTTTATCCTCATCATTCAGACAGATTCATCgaacagcagcaggtcctgggAGCAGAGAGCCTGATGGGACGGCATTACTGGGAGGTTCTAATGGATCAGGACTTCTCCAGAGCTACAGTGGCTGTTACATATAAGAAAATTAGCAGAAcacaaagtgaaagtgaatTTGGATACAATGACAGCTCTTGGGCTTTAATTTTTTCTAAAAGTCCATTCATAGTCATGCACAACGGAAGCATTCTGTTCACCTCAAGACCCCCCTCCACCAGAATAGGAGTGTTTCTGGATCACAGTGCAGGgactctgtccttctacagcgTCTCTGACACCATgactctcctccacagagtccagaccaCGTTCACTGAGCCTCTCTATGCTGGTCTTAGTGTTTATGGGTATGACATGTATGTTGAACTATGTAAACTCAAGTAG